The Aphis gossypii isolate Hap1 chromosome 3, ASM2018417v2, whole genome shotgun sequence genome includes a region encoding these proteins:
- the LOC126550740 gene encoding uncharacterized protein LOC126550740 codes for MPRSFFKTFGNNVAVIIDCFEIGIEKPSSLKAKAQTWSSYKNKNTVKYLIAITPQGVISFISQGWGGRTSDKYITENCNLLNNLLPGDVVLADRGFTISESVGFHCATLKTPAFTKGVPQLHPCTIEETRKIASLRIHVERIIGLTRSKFKILNGPIQITTLKNQNDETCLLDSIVTVCCALINMCSSVVPLD; via the coding sequence ATGCCTAggtctttttttaaaactttcggAAACAATGTTGCTGTAATAATTGACTGCTTTGAAATAGGTATAGAAAAACCGTCAAGTTTAAAAGCAAAAGCTCAAACATGGTcaagttataaaaacaaaaatacagttaaatatttgattgcgATAACTCCTCAAGgagtaatatcatttatatctcAAGGTTGGGGTGGGAGAACCAGTGACAAATATATAACTGAAAATTGCAATttactaaacaatttattacctGGAGATGTGGTATTGGCTGATCGAGGGTTTACTATTAGTGAAAGTGTAGGGTTTCACTGTGCAACTTTAAAAACACCTGCATTTACCAAAGGTGTACCCCAGCTTCACCCATGCACCATTGAAGAAACACGAAAAATAGCTTCGTTACGAATTCACGTTGAACGTATTATAGGTTTGACTcgttcaaagtttaaaattttgaacggTCCTATTCAAATAACCACATTGAAAAATCAGAATGATGAAACATGTCTTTTAGATTCAATAGTTACTGTATGTTGTGCCTTAATTAATATGTGTAGCTCAGTGGTACCCTtggattaa
- the LOC126550741 gene encoding uncharacterized protein LOC126550741 codes for MRICSIHFKGGKPAKCYDEKNPDWIPTIKMGYNTNTSKASTPKLERYHRANKRLKLKPTSLFDDNPSSEVGPVDPRNNMNIEEPIVISSDNQHIDNMETGTSCNTDLKMADIKELLQLKTKFTKLQNDLNFYNLSEKSFDGREKIFTYYTGLESIAVFNLILNYIKPGLTSKNPRISEFQKLLLCLMRLRLNLPLTDIGFRFNISCSTASLIFRKVIFIRTHVQKVNLLA; via the coding sequence ATGCGGATTTgctcaatacattttaaaggtGGTAAACCGGCTAAATgctatgatgaaaaaaatccaGATTGGATTCCTACTATAAAAATGggttataatactaataccaGCAAAGCTAGTACACCTAAATTAGAAAGATATCATCGGGCAAATAAGAGATTGAAATTGAAACCAACTTCATTATTTGATGATAATCCTTCAAGTGAAGTCGGTCCAGTTGATCCacgtaataatatgaatattgaagaACCTATTGTTATTTCTAGTGATAATCaacatatagataatatgGAAACTGGTACTTCTTGCAACACAGATTTAAAAATGGCTGATATAAAAGAATTGTTGCAACTAAAAACCAAATTCACCAAATTGCAAAATGatcttaacttttataatttgtctGAAAAGTCCTTTGATGGAcgtgaaaaaatattcacttatTATACTGGTCTAGAATCAATAGcagttttcaatttaattttgaattatattaaaccagGACTGACTTCTAAAAACCCAAGAATTTCTGAATTCCAAAAACTGTTGTTGTGCTTAATGAGATTGAGATTGAACTTGCCATTAACAGATATAGGTTTTAGATTCAACATTTCTTGTTCAACTGCATCACTTATATTTCGTAAAGTCATATTTATTAGAACACATGttcaaaaagttaatttattggcCTGA
- the LOC126550742 gene encoding uncharacterized protein LOC126550742, with protein sequence MVSTEEQQRLDRLIRLKTLTESDIVPAFLMSATDLDGLWAQFKSEDESVLEYLVSLDKTDDYSPELPTEVRGLINVSKAVAVKLTPKGADVIDMSYINKKTASQGDGEHSVSSLIDKDTPKPLSRLPDIPLPQFDGDFRYWPSFRDLFVALVDQRANLCATDKLHYLIGCLKGPAADAVRGITVCAENYALVWSTLSNRFNRPRLVATSLVDKLLRASPVTQESLTELNNFMCLFSEGISLLDALKIPNMGSFILFSVAFRCLPMSTRKLFETNTKSDYPSIEKLMEFLQQRVAVLEIVGEPRTKPTSATQLKLSHHSGQFQRGGDRAGKSTFSHPTILVTSKSNTSCSQSCPCCNDTHNLSSCVRFKGWSGDERLRWTREKGLCFNCFSNEHWAPKCNSKARCQDCSRRHHHLLHPPANISHENSGPSSSETVLCASASPQRQTMRTLIDCASEISVITSASVERLGLRRERWITPVTGLSGVPVTNAQGRVECVVQPRYAQESEVVVNAWELPSITALADPLFHIKAPVDLFVGGDVYATIMDGRKIVVDEGLPAAFSSIFGWILMGSVSDCEPGPYRSLPVSLNVSLEGLMYRFWSNEEPEAAPETFTDDGRCETIFRDKCVRLASGRFSVPLPFRTPVTDSTFIRSRDMAVKRFESLERKLAADPNATWQVSPRYLTSLVPARVCRAVA encoded by the exons aTGGTGTCAACCGAGGAACAGCAGCGGTTGGATCGGTTAATCCGATTGAAAACGCTCACAGAAAGTGATATCGTTCCCGCGTTTTTAATGTCTGCAACGGATTTAGATGGTTTGTGGGCTCAATTTAAGTCTGAAGACGAATCGGTTCTAGAATATTTAGTCTCTCTCGACAAGACTGATGACTACTCACCGGAACTACCGACAGAAGTGCGGGGGTTAATTAATGTGTCCAAAGCGGTTGCAGTAAAATTAACACCAAAGGGGGCGGACGTAATTGACATGtcgtatatcaataaaaaaaccgCATCCCAAGGCGACGGCGAGCATTCCGTGTCTTCGTTAATAGATAAAGACACACCAAAGCCACTATCGCGGCTCCCGGATATTCCGCTACCTCAATTTGACGGTGATTTTCGCTACTGGCCGTCATTTCGCGACTTATTCGTGGCATTAGTCGATCAACGTGCCAATCTATGTGCCACGGATAAATTACACTATTTAATTGGGTGTTTAAAGGGTCCCGCAGCTGATGCAGTACGCGGAATAACGGTGTGTGCGGAAAATTACGCGTTAGTTTGGTCGACATTATCTAACCGATTCAATCGTCCGCGCTTGGTCGCTACGTCGTTAGTAGACAAACTATTACGTGCGTCGCCTGTCACGCAAGAATCTCTCACGgagctaaataattttatgtgccTATTTAGTGAGGGTATTTCCTTGCTCGACGCATTAAAAATTCCGAATATGGgttcatttatattgttttcggTCGCGTTTCGGTGTCTTCCGATGTCGACCCGAAAACTATTCGAGACAAATACCAAATCCGATTATCCTTCGATTGAAAAGTTGATGGAATTCTTACAACAGCGAGTTGCAGTCTTGGAAATTGTAGGCGAACCGCGCACAAAACCCACGTCAGCAACGCAATTAAAACTTTCGCACCATTCCGGCCAGTTTCAGCGTGGGGGAGACCGGGCGGGAAAGTCGACTTTCTCTCACCCCACCATTCTAGTTACGTCCAAATCAAATACGTCGTGTAGTCAGAGTTGCCCATGCTGCAATGACACACATAATTTGAGTTCATGCGTTAGATTTAAAGGATGGAGCGGAGATGAACGTTTGCGGTGGACACGCGAAAAGGGattgtgttttaattgtttcagTAACGAGCATTGGGCTCCAAAATGTAATTCTAAGGCGCGGTGTCAGGATTGTTCGCGACGGCATCATCATCTCCTACATCCCCCCGCAAATATCTCCCACGAGAACAGTGGCCCGTCGTCATCTGAAACAGTATTGTGTGCTTCTGCATCGCCGCAACGC CAAACGATGCGCACACTCATTGATTGCGCATCCGAAATTAGTGTGATAACCAGCGCTAGTGTCGAGCGATTAGGCCTACGGCGCGAACGGTGGATCACGCCGGTCACAGGTTTATCGGGTGTACCGGTTACAAATGCCCAAGGCCGCGTCGAATGTGTTGTGCAGCCGCGTTATGCGCAAGAGTCCGAGGTAGTTGTGAATGCATGGGAGTTACCATCCATTACGG cGTTAGCAGACCCGCTATTCCATATTAAAGCACCGGTCGATTTATTTGTGGGAGGGGATGTATATGCGACGATAATGGATGGGCGAAAAATCGTAGTCGATGAAGGGCTCCCAGCTGCTTTCAGCTCTATTTTCGGGTGGATCCTGATGGGCTCAGTGTCTGACTGTGAGCCGGGGCCATATCGCTCATTACCTGTTTCTCTTAATGTCTCATTAGAGGGGTTGATGTATCGATTTTGGAGCAATGAGGAACCGGAGGCCGCCCCAGAAACATTTACTGACGACGGGCGTTGTGAGACAATTTTTCGCGACAAATGTGTGCGACTAGCATCAGGTCGATTTTCCGTGCCGTTACCATTCCGCACACCCGTGACCGATAGCACTTTTATCCGATCGCGCGATATGGCCGTCAAACGATTCGAATCACTCGAACGAAAGTTAGCGGCCGATCCTAATGCGACTTGGCAGGTTTCACCAAGGTACCTCACAAGCCTGGTTCCAGCTCGTGTGTGTCGAGCAGTGGCGTAA
- the LOC126550745 gene encoding zinc finger BED domain-containing protein 5-like, with translation MIGEEAAKKVATVQCSNNTICDRIHKISDHIEDQLINRLKSCNMFAIQLDESTDVAGLSILLVFVRYIFETSIEEDLLLCTPLYTNTTGEEIFKVIDSYMNKHQVDWVKCIDVCSDGAAAMVGKIKGTVTRIKNVAPKCHSCHCVLHRHALINIFSKLNEVNKSLQGKTITTFVVRDKNIAFRNKLNFWISCVNEKNCECFPLLMDFLKENELQLTTNIKKIFIEHLENLEKSLSQYFLATNNNVDWIQNPFVNQKKNPAMLSMLEYEQLIEIKSMSYLKQKFESGSLNEFWIELKDEYPSLVEKAIFTLLPFVTT, from the exons ATGATTGGAGAAGAGGCTGCTAAGAAAGTTGCAACTGTTCAATGCTCCAACAACACTATATGTGATCGGATACATAAAATATCGGACCATATTGAAGATCAACTAATAAACAGGTTGAAAAGTTGTAACATGTTTGCTATTCAACTTGACGAAAGTACTGACGTTGCTGGACTTTCAATACTGCTTGTTTTCGTGaggtatatttttgaaacatctATCGAAGAAGATTTATTGCTTTGTACTCCTTTGTATACAAATACCACAGGTGAAGAAATTTTTAAAGTCATCGATAGTTATATGAATAAACATCAGGTTGATTGGGTTAAATGTATCGATGTATGTAGTGATGGAGCTGCAGCTATGGTTGGAAAAATTAAAGGAACCGTgacaagaataaaaaatgtagcaCCAAAATGTCACAGTTGTCATTGCGTTTTACATCGCCACGCTCTTATTA ACATATTCAGTAAACTGAATGAAGTTAACAAGTCTTTGCAaggaaaaacaataacaacattCGTGGTCAGAGACAAAAATATAGCATTTAGAAACAAACTTAACTTTTGGATATCATGTGTAAATGAGAAAAATTGTGAATGCTTTCCTCTCTTGATGGATTTTTTAAAGGAAAACGAATTGCAACTaacaactaatattaaaaaaatttttatcgaacaTTTGGAAAACCTCGAAAAATCATTGTCTCAGTATTTTCTTGCTACTAATAATAACGTTGATTGGATACAAAATCCTTTTgtgaaccaaaaaaaaaaccctgcAATGTTATCCATGCTCGAATATGAGcagttaattgaaataaaaagcatgtcatatttaaaacagaaatttGAATCTGGATCTTTAAACGAATTTTGGATTGAACTTAAGGACGAGTACCCATCTCTAGTTGAAAAAGCTATTTTTACTCTATTACCGTTTGTAACAACCTAA